The following coding sequences lie in one Cloeon dipterum chromosome 1, ieCloDipt1.1, whole genome shotgun sequence genomic window:
- the PIG-Z gene encoding GPI mannosyltransferase 4 encodes MTHDADEPKNYGRRKKSSEGIPAMDKSEGLQWFKLKLYWLLVALRFFLTIIPQNGYIQPDEFFQSVEIVAGDIFELDVNRVWEFNTSFPLRSVALPFSTFGVPLQILKLANGLVEDTLGFTLVTPYVLMVLPRLVMCCLSFICDFCLWHMCQSFGQDYSSRLLVFASSYCALVFGTRTFSNTFEMILLAVLLALVLDSMHHSDEVIWREDLIIEKYDKLGRQHPVERAKLARLRSSLPSHTVRHCALIAFVTVVGIFNRPTFAGFAAPALFSWLHRGMGSRAVDWLHFHLRVASLCFFGAISALVLVLIDSFYYGYLTMAELSTSQISLGSNFVVTPLNFLLYNSQTSNLENHGLHPRWLHVVVNAPLMFGPLCVAGYLGLLKIARHVVARRWGHLPKVQSATALMNASVAVPLLALSIFPHQEPRFLLPLVVPLAFLHAHTVLNCRRWLRHTWYLLNAISLLFFGFLHQGGVSLLAAHMHDSGLAHPKPLNAVHLVTSHIYIVPRFLMLTPSPSRVYLSPSGRRYKVSRRFHVHETGLAGQEVGVKKAHKVLQQCHKDWQKLRLKCRVFCAFPGSMAWRFEKALRRHNMTQKAQRRRFYPHLSTEAMPRWRTFEKAGLFTSVVKNSQQFSLVLTEVSLIDTT; translated from the exons ATGACGCATGATGCAGATGAGCCTAAAAATTATGGGAGGAGGAAAAAATCTTCCGAAGGAATACCCGCTATGGACAAGAGCGAAGGGCTGCAATGGTTCAAACTCAAACTGTACTGGCTTCTTGTGGCGTTGCGGTTTTTCCTCACCATCATCCCACAGAATGGCTACATCCAGCCTGACGAGTTTTTCCAGTCAGTGGAAATCGTCGCCG GTGACATTTTCGAGTTGGATGTCAACCGAGTGTGGGAGTTCAACACCTCCTTCCCCCTGAGGAGCGTGGCACTGCCTTTTTCCACCTTCGGGGTGCCCCTGCAGATTCTAAAATTGGCAAACGGCCTCGTGGAAGACACCCTAGGCTTCACGCTGGTCACCCCATACGTGCTGATGGTGCTGCCAAGGCTGGTCATGTGCTGCCTTTCCTTCATCTGTGACTTCTGTCTGTGGCACATGTGCCAGTCCTTTGGCCAGGACTACTCCTCCAGGCTGCTTGTCTTTGCCAGCTCCTACTGCGCCCTCGTCTTCGGCACCAGAACGTTCTCTAACacttttgaaatgattttactAGCTGTCCTGCTTGCTCTGGTTCTTGACAGTATGCACCATTCAGATGAG GTAATCTGGCGGGAGGACCTGATCATCGAGAAATACGACAAACTGGGTCGGCAGCACCCGGTGGAAAGGGCTAAGTTGGCGCGACTTCGAAGCTCCCTGCCCAGTCACACGGTGCGCCACTGCGCCCTTATCGCCTTCGTCACTGTGGTCGGCATCTTCAACCGGCCGACCTTTGCCGGCTTCGCGGCACCAGCCCTCTTTTCCTGGCTGCACAGGGGCATGGGCTCCAGGGCGGTTGACTGGTTGCATTTTCACCTCAGGGTCGCGTCCCTCTGTTTCTTTGGTGCCATCTCTGCCCTGGTGCTTGTTCTAATCGACTCGTTCTACTATGGATACCTCACCATGGCTGAACTGTCCACCTCACAGATCTCTCTTGGCTCCAATTTTGTCGTTACGCCACTAAACTTTCTCCT GTACAACTCGCAGACATCTAACCTGGAGAACCACGGCCTGCACCCGCGTTGGCTTCACGTTGTGGTGAACGCACCGCTGATGTTTGGGCCGCTGTGTGTGGCGGGCTACCTGGGCCTGCTGAAGATCGCGCGGCATGTCGTGGCGCGGCGTTGGGGCCACCTGCCCAAAGTGCAGTCGGCCACTGCCCTGATGAACGCCAGCGTGGCCGTGCCACTGCTCGCGCTGTCCATCTTTCCGCACCAGGAGCCGCGCTTCCTGCTGCCGCTGGTCGTGCCGCTCGCCTTCCTGCACGCGCACACCGTCCTCAACTGCCGGCGCTGGCTCAGGCACACCTGGTACCTGCTCAACGCCATCTCGCTGCTTTTCTTCGGCTTCCTCCACCAGGGCGGAGTCTCCTTGCTGGCCGCGCACATGCACGACTCTGGCCTCGCGCACCCCAAGCCTCTCAATGCTGTCCATCTAGTCACCAGTCACATTTACATTGTGCCCag attCCTGATGTTAACCCCGAGTCCGTCGAGAGTGTACTTAAGCCCGAGCGGGCGGCGGTACAAAGTGAGCCGGCGCTTCCACGTGCACGAAACCGGGCTGGCTGGTCAGGAGGTGGGCGTGAAGAAGGCGCACAAGGTGCTGCAGCAGTGCCACAAGGATTGGCAGAAGCTGCGGCTCAAGTGCCGCGTGTTCTGCGCCTTTCCAGGCTCTATGGCGTGGCGCTTCGAAAAAGCCCTCCGCAGGCACAACATGACGCAGAAAGCCCAGAGGCGGAGGTTCTATCCACACCTGAGCACGGAGGCCATGCCCAGGTGGCGTACTTTTGAAAAAGCTGGGCTGTTTACATCGGTTGTGAAAAACTCGCAACAATTCAGCCTCGTCCTCACAGAAGTCAGTCTCATAGACACCACTTAA
- the Grp170 gene encoding hypoxia up-regulated protein 1 isoform X1, with protein MGKFWIGALLCLASFVVLANSIAVMSVDFGGEWIKVGIVSPGVPMEIVLNKESKRKTPAAIAFRNGERLFGEDALNLGVRFPQNTYSYLLPLLGQKANSSVVERYKKQFPYYKIEEDPERGTVVFRHDDDTRFTPEELVAMMLQQCKRDAEISVGQSVSEVVLTVPAYFGQTSRRAMLSAAQLAGLKPLQLINDYMAVAINYGIFRRKDFNDTAQNVIFYDMGATSTAAAVVSYSVGKGRDADPQAAILGVRVDRSLGGLEMQLRLRDYLGKKFNEMKKTPNDVFKNPRALAKLFKEAGRLKNVLSANANHYAQVEGLLDEQDFKLPVTREEFEELCTDLFERAGQPVTEALALAGLTMDSISQVILVGAGTRVPKVQEALTKATGVTLSKNINADEAAAMGAVYKAADLSSGFKVKRFITKDAVLYPIQVVFERKLDTEGTPENPVFKTVKRMLFSKMNPFPQKKVLTFNKNSEDFSFSVNYAELDHLSAADVEALGSLSLSQVELSGIAAALEKHQGPNVEAKGVKAHFNLDESGILQLLGAELSFEKLVTAEEAKKEEEEDLDSTLSKLGSTISKLFSGEDEKPADAPAEKAEEAEPSASSSSTTTTPAPAVKGEKNETVTEAPKPKVAIVKENLKVGEEKLDLLDLQGEKFESSKTKLDTLDEADEKRKRHEGALNSLESFILDSRIRLENEEYQAAGSESEREALSAALSKASDWLEDEGFTAETEQLENQLKVLHDSAKDIMRRVKEHQNRPEALAGLEMGLQGSKKFLAMADNQTQNAAEDERVFTENELTTLRKTIKDTEEWKNRKVEEQAAIPLHENPKLTVKAIVEKMNALDREVKYLVNKAKNWRPPKKAKEDKKEDKNATESEKIVEEEEAAAAEKSEANATKEAEEQQPKEEVPVLELDGAVSQEEEPEAAAETEEKKEKGEPSWFTSALIVTTIHILFQLASDYLLP; from the exons ATGGGGAAGTTTTGGATTGGAGCTTTGCTCTGCCTGGCGAGTTTCGTCGTGCTCGCCAACTCGATTGCTGTGATGAGCGTTGACTTTGGAGGAGAGTGGATCAAAGTTGGAATCGTCtct CCTGGTGTACCCatggaaattgttttgaacAAGGAATCAAAGCGGAAGACCCCAGCAGCAATCGCATTCCGAAACGGAGAGCGTCTCTTTGGCGAGGACGCTCTCAACCTGGGGGTCCGGTTCCCCCAAAACACGTACAGCTACCTCCTGCCCCTGCTTGGCCAAAAGGCCAACAGCAGCGTTGTCGAGAGGTACAAGAAGCAGTTCCCTTACTACAAAATCGAGGAAGACCCTGAGCGAGGGACAGTCGTCTTCCGACATGACGA tGACACTCGATTCACCCCTGAGGAACTGGTGGCTATGATGCTCCAGCAGTGCAAGCGGGACGCGGAAATTTCTGTTGGACAGAGTGTTAGTGAGGTTGTCCTCACTGTGCCGGCCTATTTTGGACAGACGTCGCGGAGGGCGATGCTCTCGGCTGCCCAGCTAGCCGGACTGAAGCCACTCCAGCTGATCAATGACTACATGGCTG TGGCCATCAACTATGGCATCTTCAGGCGCAAGGACTTCAATGACACGGCTCAAAATGTGATATTCTACGACATGGGCGCTACGAGCACTGCGGCCGCCGTGGTTAGCTACTCTGTTGGCAAGGGAAGAGACGCTGACCCCCAGGCGGCGATTCTTGGCGTCAG GGTTGACCGCTCTTTGGGTGGCTTGGAAATGCAGCTCAGGCTCAGGGATTATTTGGGAAAGAAGTTCAACGAGATGAAAAAGACGCCCAATGACGTGTTCAAGAACCCAAGGGCCCTGGCCAAGCTGTTTAAGGAAGCTGGAAGGCTCAAGAACGTGCTCAGTGCCAACGCCAACCATTATGCTcag GTGGAGGGGCTGTTAGACGAACAAGACTTTAAGCTGCCGGTGACAAGGGAAGAGTTTGAAGAACTCTGCACTGATCTATTTGAGCGGGCTGGGCAGCCGGTGACTGAGGCTCTTGCACTGGCCGGCCTCACCATGGACAGCATCAGTCAGGTGATTCTTGTAGGCGCTGGCACCAGGGTACCCAAGGTACAGGAGGCGTTGACCAAGGCGACTGGAGTAACCCTCAGCAAGAATATCAATGCTGACGAAGCCGCCGCCATGGGTGCTGTTTACAAGGCAGCTGACCTGAGCTCAGGCTTCAAGGTCAAGCGGTTTATCACCAAGGATGCTGTTCTGTATCCGATTCAG GTTGTGTTTGAGAGAAAGCTGGACACTGAAGGCACTCCAGAGAACCCGGTGTTCAAGACTGTGAAAAGGATGCTTTTCAGCAAAATGAATCCATTCCCTCAGAAAAAAGTGCTGACCTTCAACAAAAACTCTGAGGACTTCTCCTTCAGCGTCAACTATGCTGAACTCGACCACCTTAGCGCCGCAGATGTTGA GGCCCTTGGATCTTTGAGCCTGAGCCAGGTGGAGCTAAGCGGCATTGCCGCCGCACTTGAGAAGCACCAGGGTCCAAACGTGGAAGCAAAGGGTGTGAAAGCGCACTTTAACTTGGACGAGAGCGGCATCCTGCAACTTCTGGGCGCCGAGCTAAGCTTTGAAAAACTTGTGACCGCCGAGGAAGCCAAgaaggaggaggaagaggatCTCGACTCAACTCTATCCAAGCTGGGCAGCACCATCAGCAAGCTCTTCTCTGGAGAAGATGAGAAGCCGGCTGATGCCCCCGCCGAGAAGGCGGAAGAGGCCGAGCCGAgtgcaagcagcagcagcaccactACCACTCCTGCCCCTGCGGTTAAGGGCGAAAAGAATGAGACTGTCACGGAGGCGCCCAAGCCTAAAGTGGCAATCGTCAAGGAGAACCTCAAGGTCGGCGAGGAGAAGCTTGACCTGCTTGATTTGCAAGGGGAAAAGTTTGAAAGCTCAAAAACAAA ACTTGACACACTGGACGAAGCCGACGAGAAGCGCAAACGCCACGAAGGCGCCCTGAACTCCCTGGAAAGCTTTATTCTGGACTCACGGATTCGGCTGGAGAACGAGGAGTATCAGGCCGCGGGCAGCGAGTCCGAGCGTGAGGCCCTGAGCGCCGCCCTGAGCAAGGCCTCCGACTGGCTTGAAGATGAGGGCTTCACCGCGGAAACGGAGCAGCTGGAGAATCAGCTCAAGGTTTTGCACGACAGTGCCAAGGACATCATGCGCAGGGTCAAGGAGCACCAGAACAGACCTGAGGCGCTGGCCGGCTTGGAGATGGGACTCCAGGGGAGCAAGAAGTTCCTGGCCATGGCTGACAACCAGACGCAGAACGCTGCTGAAGATGAGAGGGTTTTCACTGAGAATGAACTGACCACTCTCAGGAAGACTATCAAGGACACAGAG GAGTGGAAGAATAGAAAGGTGGAGGAGCAGGCGGCAATCCCACTTCACGAGAATCCGAAGCTGACTGTGAAGGCCATTGTCGAGAAAATGAACGCCCTGGACAGGGAAGTCAAATACTTAGTCAACAAGGCCAAGAACTGGAGGCCGCCCAAGAAGGCTAAGGAGGACAAAAAGG AGGATAAAAACGCGACTGAATCTGAGAAAATAgtggaagaagaagaagcagccGCCGCAGAAAAGTCTGAAGCGAACGCCACAAAGGAGGCCGAAGAGCAGCAACCAAAGGAGGAGGTGCCGGTGCTGGAGCTGGACGGCGCCGTGTCTCAAGAGGAGGAGCCCGAAGCTGCGGCGGAAACGGAAGAGAAAAAGGAGAAAG GAGAGCCTTCGTGGTTCACCTCCGCCCTCATTGTCACCACAATTCACATCCTCTTCCAACTGGCCTCCGATTACTTATTACCCTGA
- the Grp170 gene encoding hypoxia up-regulated protein 1 isoform X2 gives MGKFWIGALLCLASFVVLANSIAVMSVDFGGEWIKVGIVSPGVPMEIVLNKESKRKTPAAIAFRNGERLFGEDALNLGVRFPQNTYSYLLPLLGQKANSSVVERYKKQFPYYKIEEDPERGTVVFRHDDDTRFTPEELVAMMLQQCKRDAEISVGQSVSEVVLTVPAYFGQTSRRAMLSAAQLAGLKPLQLINDYMAVAINYGIFRRKDFNDTAQNVIFYDMGATSTAAAVVSYSVGKGRDADPQAAILGVRVDRSLGGLEMQLRLRDYLGKKFNEMKKTPNDVFKNPRALAKLFKEAGRLKNVLSANANHYAQVEGLLDEQDFKLPVTREEFEELCTDLFERAGQPVTEALALAGLTMDSISQVILVGAGTRVPKVQEALTKATGVTLSKNINADEAAAMGAVYKAADLSSGFKVKRFITKDAVLYPIQVVFERKLDTEGTPENPVFKTVKRMLFSKMNPFPQKKVLTFNKNSEDFSFSVNYAELDHLSAADVEALGSLSLSQVELSGIAAALEKHQGPNVEAKGVKAHFNLDESGILQLLGAELSFEKLVTAEEAKKEEEEDLDSTLSKLGSTISKLFSGEDEKPADAPAEKAEEAEPSASSSSTTTTPAPAVKGEKNETVTEAPKPKVAIVKENLKVGEEKLDLLDLQGEKFESSKTKLDTLDEADEKRKRHEGALNSLESFILDSRIRLENEEYQAAGSESEREALSAALSKASDWLEDEGFTAETEQLENQLKVLHDSAKDIMRRVKEHQNRPEALAGLEMGLQGSKKFLAMADNQTQNAAEDERVFTENELTTLRKTIKDTEEWKNRKVEEQAAIPLHENPKLTVKAIVEKMNALDREVKYLVNKAKNWRPPKKAKEDKKEDKNATESEKIVEEEEAAAAEKSEANATKEAEEQQPKEEVPVLELDGAVSQEEEPEAAAETEEKKEKDSQTAPKEEL, from the exons ATGGGGAAGTTTTGGATTGGAGCTTTGCTCTGCCTGGCGAGTTTCGTCGTGCTCGCCAACTCGATTGCTGTGATGAGCGTTGACTTTGGAGGAGAGTGGATCAAAGTTGGAATCGTCtct CCTGGTGTACCCatggaaattgttttgaacAAGGAATCAAAGCGGAAGACCCCAGCAGCAATCGCATTCCGAAACGGAGAGCGTCTCTTTGGCGAGGACGCTCTCAACCTGGGGGTCCGGTTCCCCCAAAACACGTACAGCTACCTCCTGCCCCTGCTTGGCCAAAAGGCCAACAGCAGCGTTGTCGAGAGGTACAAGAAGCAGTTCCCTTACTACAAAATCGAGGAAGACCCTGAGCGAGGGACAGTCGTCTTCCGACATGACGA tGACACTCGATTCACCCCTGAGGAACTGGTGGCTATGATGCTCCAGCAGTGCAAGCGGGACGCGGAAATTTCTGTTGGACAGAGTGTTAGTGAGGTTGTCCTCACTGTGCCGGCCTATTTTGGACAGACGTCGCGGAGGGCGATGCTCTCGGCTGCCCAGCTAGCCGGACTGAAGCCACTCCAGCTGATCAATGACTACATGGCTG TGGCCATCAACTATGGCATCTTCAGGCGCAAGGACTTCAATGACACGGCTCAAAATGTGATATTCTACGACATGGGCGCTACGAGCACTGCGGCCGCCGTGGTTAGCTACTCTGTTGGCAAGGGAAGAGACGCTGACCCCCAGGCGGCGATTCTTGGCGTCAG GGTTGACCGCTCTTTGGGTGGCTTGGAAATGCAGCTCAGGCTCAGGGATTATTTGGGAAAGAAGTTCAACGAGATGAAAAAGACGCCCAATGACGTGTTCAAGAACCCAAGGGCCCTGGCCAAGCTGTTTAAGGAAGCTGGAAGGCTCAAGAACGTGCTCAGTGCCAACGCCAACCATTATGCTcag GTGGAGGGGCTGTTAGACGAACAAGACTTTAAGCTGCCGGTGACAAGGGAAGAGTTTGAAGAACTCTGCACTGATCTATTTGAGCGGGCTGGGCAGCCGGTGACTGAGGCTCTTGCACTGGCCGGCCTCACCATGGACAGCATCAGTCAGGTGATTCTTGTAGGCGCTGGCACCAGGGTACCCAAGGTACAGGAGGCGTTGACCAAGGCGACTGGAGTAACCCTCAGCAAGAATATCAATGCTGACGAAGCCGCCGCCATGGGTGCTGTTTACAAGGCAGCTGACCTGAGCTCAGGCTTCAAGGTCAAGCGGTTTATCACCAAGGATGCTGTTCTGTATCCGATTCAG GTTGTGTTTGAGAGAAAGCTGGACACTGAAGGCACTCCAGAGAACCCGGTGTTCAAGACTGTGAAAAGGATGCTTTTCAGCAAAATGAATCCATTCCCTCAGAAAAAAGTGCTGACCTTCAACAAAAACTCTGAGGACTTCTCCTTCAGCGTCAACTATGCTGAACTCGACCACCTTAGCGCCGCAGATGTTGA GGCCCTTGGATCTTTGAGCCTGAGCCAGGTGGAGCTAAGCGGCATTGCCGCCGCACTTGAGAAGCACCAGGGTCCAAACGTGGAAGCAAAGGGTGTGAAAGCGCACTTTAACTTGGACGAGAGCGGCATCCTGCAACTTCTGGGCGCCGAGCTAAGCTTTGAAAAACTTGTGACCGCCGAGGAAGCCAAgaaggaggaggaagaggatCTCGACTCAACTCTATCCAAGCTGGGCAGCACCATCAGCAAGCTCTTCTCTGGAGAAGATGAGAAGCCGGCTGATGCCCCCGCCGAGAAGGCGGAAGAGGCCGAGCCGAgtgcaagcagcagcagcaccactACCACTCCTGCCCCTGCGGTTAAGGGCGAAAAGAATGAGACTGTCACGGAGGCGCCCAAGCCTAAAGTGGCAATCGTCAAGGAGAACCTCAAGGTCGGCGAGGAGAAGCTTGACCTGCTTGATTTGCAAGGGGAAAAGTTTGAAAGCTCAAAAACAAA ACTTGACACACTGGACGAAGCCGACGAGAAGCGCAAACGCCACGAAGGCGCCCTGAACTCCCTGGAAAGCTTTATTCTGGACTCACGGATTCGGCTGGAGAACGAGGAGTATCAGGCCGCGGGCAGCGAGTCCGAGCGTGAGGCCCTGAGCGCCGCCCTGAGCAAGGCCTCCGACTGGCTTGAAGATGAGGGCTTCACCGCGGAAACGGAGCAGCTGGAGAATCAGCTCAAGGTTTTGCACGACAGTGCCAAGGACATCATGCGCAGGGTCAAGGAGCACCAGAACAGACCTGAGGCGCTGGCCGGCTTGGAGATGGGACTCCAGGGGAGCAAGAAGTTCCTGGCCATGGCTGACAACCAGACGCAGAACGCTGCTGAAGATGAGAGGGTTTTCACTGAGAATGAACTGACCACTCTCAGGAAGACTATCAAGGACACAGAG GAGTGGAAGAATAGAAAGGTGGAGGAGCAGGCGGCAATCCCACTTCACGAGAATCCGAAGCTGACTGTGAAGGCCATTGTCGAGAAAATGAACGCCCTGGACAGGGAAGTCAAATACTTAGTCAACAAGGCCAAGAACTGGAGGCCGCCCAAGAAGGCTAAGGAGGACAAAAAGG AGGATAAAAACGCGACTGAATCTGAGAAAATAgtggaagaagaagaagcagccGCCGCAGAAAAGTCTGAAGCGAACGCCACAAAGGAGGCCGAAGAGCAGCAACCAAAGGAGGAGGTGCCGGTGCTGGAGCTGGACGGCGCCGTGTCTCAAGAGGAGGAGCCCGAAGCTGCGGCGGAAACGGAAGAGAAAAAGGAGAAAG actcTCAGACGGCTCCGAAGGAGGAGCTGTAA